From Cyclopterus lumpus isolate fCycLum1 chromosome 4, fCycLum1.pri, whole genome shotgun sequence, a single genomic window includes:
- the matk gene encoding megakaryocyte-associated tyrosine-protein kinase isoform X1 produces the protein MNWAAGTQCVAKGDHRKPKPGELAYHKGDILTIVDASTKKGYYKARLNTSGEEGLINATNVREREALCVDPSLSLMPWFHGKISGPEAVCKLQPAESGLFLVRESVRHPGDYVLCVSVSGDVIHYRVIYQDKQLTIDNTQFFYNLIDMIEFYSKNKGSIATTLLKPKQKQGTKSAELELSKTGWLLDITKLKLGENIGEGEFGAVYEGDYMGQRVAVKTIKCDVTAQAFLQETTVMTKLQHKNLVRLLGVILHKGLHIVTELMTKGNLVNFLRTRGRSVVNTDQLLRFALDVCEGMEYLESKKLVHRDLAARNVLVSEDSLAKVSDFGLTKVDSKVSDNAKLPVKWTAPEALKKEKFSTKSDVWSYGVLLWEIFSYGRQPYPKMSLKEVKERVEGGYRMEAPEDCPPVVYSLMRICWEQEPRRRPAFHKLREKLEREMGKHIPGSECRDGIRSGSGC, from the exons ATGAACTGGGCTGCAGGTACACAGTGTGTGGCCAAGGGGGATCACAGGAAACCCAAACCTGGAGAACTGGCTTACCACAAAGGAGACATCCTCACTATCGTTGATGCCAGCACG AAGAAGGGATATTACAAGGCCAGACTCAACACCTCAGGAGAGGAAGGACTCATAAACGCCACCAATGTGCGTGAAAGAGAGGCTCTGTGCGTTGACCCCAGCCTCAGCCTTATGCC TTGGTTTCATGGGAAGATCTCGGGTCCAGAGGCGGTGTGTAAGCTGCAGCCGGCTGAGAGCGGCCTGTTTCTGGTTCGAGAGTCTGTCCGCCATCCCGGCGACTACgtcctgtgtgtcagtgtctccgGAGATGTTATCCACTATCGGGTGATTTATCAGGACAAGCAGCTGACCATTGATAACACACAGTTTTTCTACAACCTCATTGACATGATAGAG TTCTACTCAAAGAACAAAGGCTCCATCGCTACAACTCTTCTGAAgcccaaacaaaaacaaggaacCAAGTCAGCTGAGTTGGAGCTGTCCAAAA CTGGATGGCTGCTTGACATTACGAAGCTCAAACTGGGAGAGAACATAGGAGAAGGGGAGTTTGGTG CCGTTTATGAAGGAGACTATATGGGCCAGAGGGTGGCAGTAAAGACCATTAAATGTGATGTCACTGCCCAGGCCTTCCTGCAGGAGACCACAGTCATGAC GAAGCTCCAGCATAAAAACCTGGTGCGATTGTTGGGGGTTATTCTTCACAAAGGGCTTCATATTGTCACGGAGCTCATGACTAAG ggAAACCTTGTCAACTTTCTCAGGACAAGAGGGCGCTCAGTTGTAAACACGGATCAGCTGCTCCGCTTTGCTCT TGATGTGTGTGAGGGGATGGAGTACCTGGAGTCCAAGAAGTTGGTTCACAGAGATTTGGCCGCTCGTAACGTGTTGGTCTCTGAAGACAGCCTGGCCAAGGTCAGCGACTTCGGCCTGACCAAGGTGGACTCGAAGGTGTCGGATAATGCCAAACTGCCGGTCAAATGGACCGCCCCCGAAGCTCTGAAGAAAGAG AAATTCTCCACAAAATCAGATGTTTGGAGCTACGGTGTTCTCCTGTGGGAGATCTTCTCTTACGGTCGTCAACCTTATCCTAAGATG TCtctgaaggaggtgaaggagagggtggaggggggctATCGCATGGAGGCTCCAGAGGACTGCCCCCCCGTCGTTTATTCGCTGATGAGGATTTGCTGGGAGCAGGAGCCACGCAGAAGACCTGCTTTTCACAAACTGAGAGAGAAACTTGAGCGAGAGATGGGTAAACACATCCCCGGGTCTGAGTGCCGGGATGGGATCAGGTCTGGTTCTGGATGCTGA
- the matk gene encoding megakaryocyte-associated tyrosine-protein kinase isoform X2: protein MNWAAGTQCVAKGDHRKPKPGELAYHKGDILTIVDASTKGYYKARLNTSGEEGLINATNVREREALCVDPSLSLMPWFHGKISGPEAVCKLQPAESGLFLVRESVRHPGDYVLCVSVSGDVIHYRVIYQDKQLTIDNTQFFYNLIDMIEFYSKNKGSIATTLLKPKQKQGTKSAELELSKTGWLLDITKLKLGENIGEGEFGAVYEGDYMGQRVAVKTIKCDVTAQAFLQETTVMTKLQHKNLVRLLGVILHKGLHIVTELMTKGNLVNFLRTRGRSVVNTDQLLRFALDVCEGMEYLESKKLVHRDLAARNVLVSEDSLAKVSDFGLTKVDSKVSDNAKLPVKWTAPEALKKEKFSTKSDVWSYGVLLWEIFSYGRQPYPKMSLKEVKERVEGGYRMEAPEDCPPVVYSLMRICWEQEPRRRPAFHKLREKLEREMGKHIPGSECRDGIRSGSGC, encoded by the exons ATGAACTGGGCTGCAGGTACACAGTGTGTGGCCAAGGGGGATCACAGGAAACCCAAACCTGGAGAACTGGCTTACCACAAAGGAGACATCCTCACTATCGTTGATGCCAGCACG AAGGGATATTACAAGGCCAGACTCAACACCTCAGGAGAGGAAGGACTCATAAACGCCACCAATGTGCGTGAAAGAGAGGCTCTGTGCGTTGACCCCAGCCTCAGCCTTATGCC TTGGTTTCATGGGAAGATCTCGGGTCCAGAGGCGGTGTGTAAGCTGCAGCCGGCTGAGAGCGGCCTGTTTCTGGTTCGAGAGTCTGTCCGCCATCCCGGCGACTACgtcctgtgtgtcagtgtctccgGAGATGTTATCCACTATCGGGTGATTTATCAGGACAAGCAGCTGACCATTGATAACACACAGTTTTTCTACAACCTCATTGACATGATAGAG TTCTACTCAAAGAACAAAGGCTCCATCGCTACAACTCTTCTGAAgcccaaacaaaaacaaggaacCAAGTCAGCTGAGTTGGAGCTGTCCAAAA CTGGATGGCTGCTTGACATTACGAAGCTCAAACTGGGAGAGAACATAGGAGAAGGGGAGTTTGGTG CCGTTTATGAAGGAGACTATATGGGCCAGAGGGTGGCAGTAAAGACCATTAAATGTGATGTCACTGCCCAGGCCTTCCTGCAGGAGACCACAGTCATGAC GAAGCTCCAGCATAAAAACCTGGTGCGATTGTTGGGGGTTATTCTTCACAAAGGGCTTCATATTGTCACGGAGCTCATGACTAAG ggAAACCTTGTCAACTTTCTCAGGACAAGAGGGCGCTCAGTTGTAAACACGGATCAGCTGCTCCGCTTTGCTCT TGATGTGTGTGAGGGGATGGAGTACCTGGAGTCCAAGAAGTTGGTTCACAGAGATTTGGCCGCTCGTAACGTGTTGGTCTCTGAAGACAGCCTGGCCAAGGTCAGCGACTTCGGCCTGACCAAGGTGGACTCGAAGGTGTCGGATAATGCCAAACTGCCGGTCAAATGGACCGCCCCCGAAGCTCTGAAGAAAGAG AAATTCTCCACAAAATCAGATGTTTGGAGCTACGGTGTTCTCCTGTGGGAGATCTTCTCTTACGGTCGTCAACCTTATCCTAAGATG TCtctgaaggaggtgaaggagagggtggaggggggctATCGCATGGAGGCTCCAGAGGACTGCCCCCCCGTCGTTTATTCGCTGATGAGGATTTGCTGGGAGCAGGAGCCACGCAGAAGACCTGCTTTTCACAAACTGAGAGAGAAACTTGAGCGAGAGATGGGTAAACACATCCCCGGGTCTGAGTGCCGGGATGGGATCAGGTCTGGTTCTGGATGCTGA